Proteins encoded within one genomic window of Deltaproteobacteria bacterium:
- a CDS encoding exodeoxyribonuclease V subunit gamma, whose product MLELLHSNRTEKLVEILAGRIDAQRRVGHVLDPVTIVVPNRNLETYLNLSLAQRHGISAGLDFLRLERLAAMAAGDRREVRIVGRAQLRAGLLALFHDDERLTEPALSPVRDYLFGRTPEADALDRAATDLRRVQLSERLSSVMENHQWTRPEQVRRWLTSPDASPDPEAEGLAPELIWQASLWRALHGPEGVLCASAERDGGLPHATLAERILDPRLELWPPAGGFPLHVFGVSYFGRLFHHLFQRLAGAVDISVHLLNPSRHYWDEFVLQGPAIADAEGEDPLHLAEQPCLPLALWGKPGGEHLRLLREVAGGDSAHEDADYLSPGRATILHQVQDDLLEQRGPAEITPFVGSEAEGPPASLQALACPSLRREVEAVADRIWHLIGAEGPGAPLRFHEIAVVVPPAARDRYLPMITQVFEAHHRLPHTTADLSFGARAPLAQAARLLLELPFGRFTRAELLGLLTHPAFDRGAGQGRSASEIDAGRFAELADAAGIFFGRDDRDTAGTYLGPDAAHWSQGLTRLALGQALGGERGGEPELLYQSAGRTLAPEDLGASDPGTTRAFGLLARSLLADLTRLRDDTLPLRQWAERLRTLMEAYLLVDDEGDEADQLKILSAIDELAELDLVGTPVSGRTACGLAGQALAAISYQRGPYLSEGVVVSTFLPMRAIPFRAIFVLGLGEGIFPGAARRDPLDLRATRRAGDLSPAERDRHAFLETLLCARERLSLSWVYRNEKTGDLLAPSSILLDLLDVLEPVLGPEALRLPARADDGRVSAGRFFELVPLRRHQDPACTLPEARAEAEAARIGAALGHEGTRGLRHRELLEQLDDPALWSLLRLPETHPPAAAASPTPGVVSELRELTLSNLRGFLDSPVQGAARARLRLREDEDDEAAAVEDEPLTSSRLQESVFRTSTLEDSLRALPWRDDLPTRTDAAARVIERVRQAVLRASAPRGIFSGAPLHRDIDLVLAWRALLFARCEGPVRRVHVGRSREGERVDPPRLAALELSGADARPLRLHGLTSLLAGPGLDIVLPVDTARISGKRLHRSALRGLLDHLLLCATGEAELCPPRPRRLLLLGASPRKVSFDTPPDPDPAALAAAFELETLETSVVTLGLETLEAPEARALLEGLARQLLDEDHDHLLPVDVISELVDDTLHLEVELEAVRAAVAAVRERAGSAFGGTPSSSYGPIPDPFSLPWLEGEDAMAAIAARFAPLFARLCLLDDDEEVA is encoded by the coding sequence GTGCTCGAGCTCCTTCACTCCAACCGCACCGAGAAGCTGGTCGAGATCCTCGCCGGCCGCATCGACGCGCAGCGGCGGGTGGGGCACGTCCTCGATCCGGTGACGATCGTCGTCCCCAATCGGAACCTCGAGACCTACCTGAACCTCTCCCTGGCCCAGCGCCACGGGATCAGCGCGGGACTCGACTTCCTCCGGCTCGAGCGCCTCGCGGCCATGGCCGCGGGTGATCGCCGAGAGGTCCGCATCGTGGGCCGCGCTCAGCTTCGGGCTGGCCTCCTCGCCCTCTTCCACGACGACGAGCGCCTCACAGAGCCCGCGCTCTCACCGGTGCGGGACTACCTCTTCGGGAGGACGCCCGAGGCCGACGCCCTCGACCGCGCGGCCACCGATCTGCGGCGCGTGCAGCTGAGCGAGCGGCTCTCGAGCGTCATGGAGAACCACCAGTGGACCCGCCCGGAGCAGGTCCGCCGGTGGCTGACCTCCCCGGACGCCTCCCCGGACCCGGAGGCCGAGGGCCTCGCACCGGAGCTGATCTGGCAGGCCTCGCTCTGGCGGGCTCTCCACGGCCCCGAGGGTGTCCTTTGCGCGAGCGCCGAGCGCGACGGGGGCCTCCCCCACGCCACCCTCGCCGAGAGGATCCTCGATCCGCGCCTGGAGCTCTGGCCCCCGGCCGGCGGCTTTCCGCTCCACGTCTTCGGCGTCTCCTACTTCGGCCGGCTCTTCCACCACCTCTTCCAACGTCTCGCCGGGGCGGTCGATATCTCGGTGCACCTCCTCAACCCCTCGCGCCACTACTGGGACGAGTTCGTGCTGCAGGGCCCGGCCATCGCCGACGCCGAGGGCGAGGATCCCCTCCACCTCGCGGAGCAGCCCTGCCTCCCCCTGGCCCTCTGGGGCAAGCCGGGCGGCGAGCACCTGCGCCTCCTGCGAGAGGTGGCCGGGGGTGACTCGGCCCACGAGGACGCCGACTACCTCTCCCCCGGCCGGGCGACGATCCTGCACCAGGTGCAGGACGACCTCCTCGAGCAGAGGGGACCGGCGGAGATCACTCCCTTCGTGGGCAGCGAGGCCGAGGGTCCCCCCGCCTCCCTCCAGGCCCTCGCCTGCCCCAGCCTCCGGCGCGAGGTCGAGGCGGTGGCCGATCGCATCTGGCACCTGATCGGGGCCGAGGGCCCCGGTGCGCCGCTGCGCTTCCACGAGATCGCGGTGGTCGTCCCGCCGGCCGCGCGCGATCGCTACCTGCCGATGATCACGCAGGTCTTCGAGGCCCACCATCGCCTGCCCCACACCACCGCCGATCTCTCCTTCGGTGCCCGCGCGCCCCTGGCGCAGGCCGCCCGGCTGCTCCTCGAGCTGCCCTTCGGCCGCTTCACCCGGGCCGAGCTCCTCGGCCTCCTGACGCATCCGGCCTTCGACCGGGGCGCCGGTCAGGGCCGGAGCGCCTCGGAGATCGACGCCGGGCGCTTCGCCGAGCTGGCCGACGCCGCCGGCATCTTCTTCGGCCGCGACGACCGGGACACCGCCGGCACCTACCTGGGGCCCGACGCAGCCCACTGGAGCCAGGGGCTCACCCGGCTCGCCCTCGGCCAGGCCCTCGGCGGCGAGCGGGGCGGCGAGCCCGAGCTCCTCTATCAGAGCGCGGGACGCACCCTCGCCCCCGAGGATCTGGGCGCCTCCGATCCGGGCACCACCCGCGCCTTCGGCCTGCTGGCCCGGAGCCTCCTCGCCGATCTCACCCGGCTGCGCGACGACACGCTGCCCCTGCGGCAGTGGGCCGAGCGGCTGCGGACCCTGATGGAGGCCTACCTCCTGGTCGACGACGAGGGCGACGAGGCCGACCAGCTGAAGATCCTCTCGGCGATCGACGAGCTCGCCGAGCTCGACCTGGTGGGCACCCCGGTCAGCGGCCGCACCGCCTGTGGCCTCGCCGGCCAGGCCCTCGCCGCGATCAGCTACCAGCGAGGCCCCTACCTGAGCGAGGGCGTGGTGGTCTCGACCTTCCTGCCCATGCGGGCGATCCCCTTCCGGGCGATCTTCGTGCTGGGTCTCGGCGAGGGCATCTTTCCGGGCGCCGCCCGGCGAGATCCTCTCGACCTCCGCGCCACCCGGAGGGCTGGCGACCTGAGCCCGGCCGAGCGCGATCGCCACGCCTTCCTCGAGACCCTGCTCTGCGCCCGCGAGCGGCTCTCGCTCTCCTGGGTCTACCGCAACGAGAAGACCGGCGACCTCCTGGCGCCCTCCTCGATCCTCCTCGACCTCCTCGACGTCCTCGAGCCCGTCCTCGGCCCCGAGGCGCTCCGCCTGCCCGCCCGCGCCGACGACGGCCGGGTGAGCGCGGGCCGCTTCTTCGAGCTGGTACCTCTGCGGCGCCACCAGGATCCCGCCTGCACCCTCCCCGAGGCCCGGGCCGAGGCCGAGGCCGCGCGGATCGGCGCGGCCCTGGGCCACGAGGGCACCCGCGGGCTCCGGCACCGTGAGCTCCTCGAGCAGCTGGATGATCCCGCGCTCTGGTCCCTGCTTCGCCTCCCCGAGACGCACCCCCCGGCGGCGGCCGCGAGCCCCACCCCCGGGGTGGTGAGCGAGTTGCGGGAGCTGACCCTCTCCAACCTGCGGGGCTTCCTCGACAGCCCGGTGCAGGGCGCAGCGAGGGCCCGCCTGCGCTTGCGCGAAGACGAGGACGACGAGGCCGCCGCGGTGGAGGACGAGCCGCTGACCAGCAGCCGCCTCCAGGAGTCCGTCTTCCGCACCTCCACCCTGGAGGACTCCCTGCGAGCCCTCCCCTGGCGTGACGACCTCCCGACCCGCACCGACGCGGCCGCCCGGGTCATCGAGCGCGTTCGGCAGGCGGTCCTGCGGGCGAGCGCGCCGCGGGGGATCTTCTCCGGCGCCCCGCTGCACCGGGACATCGATCTGGTCCTCGCCTGGCGCGCCCTCCTCTTCGCCCGCTGCGAGGGCCCCGTCCGGCGGGTGCACGTCGGGCGCTCGCGGGAGGGCGAGCGCGTCGACCCACCGCGCCTCGCCGCGCTGGAGCTCTCCGGGGCGGACGCACGCCCGCTGCGCCTGCACGGCCTCACGTCCCTGCTGGCGGGGCCTGGGCTCGACATCGTCCTTCCCGTGGACACCGCCCGGATCAGCGGGAAGCGCCTCCATCGGTCGGCCCTGCGCGGACTCCTCGACCACCTGCTGCTCTGCGCCACGGGCGAGGCAGAGCTGTGCCCCCCTCGGCCGCGCCGGCTGCTCCTCCTGGGCGCCTCCCCGAGGAAGGTGAGCTTCGACACCCCACCCGATCCGGATCCTGCGGCCCTCGCCGCCGCCTTCGAGCTCGAGACCCTCGAGACCTCGGTCGTCACCCTCGGCCTCGAGACCCTCGAGGCCCCGGAGGCCCGGGCGCTGCTCGAGGGGCTGGCCCGGCAGCTCCTGGACGAGGATCACGATCACCTGCTGCCGGTGGACGTGATCTCCGAGCTGGTCGACGACACGCTCCACCTGGAGGTGGAGCTGGAGGCCGTCCGCGCGGCGGTGGCCGCGGT
- a CDS encoding PH domain-containing protein translates to MTENEDETTGVRELRPLPHFRYGPAALVLAGLLLDLALYSSLGPLALPMLLGLGAGAVIVLPFARHGGLWADEAGLEVRSLMAGRRIPWDRIEQIHFHERRQAICLHLKAPEDPEALDLAGDPRPKPLQFFNWYGLETGQLIAWLTPPGGLVEPDPAAGPPSCEG, encoded by the coding sequence ATGACGGAGAACGAAGACGAGACGACCGGCGTCCGGGAGCTGCGGCCCCTGCCGCACTTCCGCTACGGGCCGGCGGCCCTGGTCCTGGCCGGCCTGCTCCTCGACCTGGCGCTCTACTCCTCCCTCGGGCCCCTGGCCCTGCCGATGCTGCTGGGCCTGGGCGCCGGAGCGGTGATCGTCCTGCCCTTCGCCCGGCACGGCGGCCTCTGGGCCGACGAGGCGGGGCTGGAGGTGCGCTCCCTGATGGCCGGGCGCCGCATCCCCTGGGATCGGATCGAGCAGATCCACTTTCACGAGCGGCGCCAGGCGATCTGCCTGCACCTGAAGGCCCCCGAGGATCCCGAGGCCCTCGATCTGGCCGGCGACCCCCGGCCGAAGCCGCTCCAGTTCTTCAACTGGTACGGCCTCGAGACCGGGCAGCTGATCGCCTGGCTCACCCCGCCGGGGGGCCTGGTGGAGCCCGACCCCGCGGCCGGGCCCCCGAGCTGCGAGGGCTGA
- a CDS encoding MopE-related protein encodes MKRITLAGWLLACALPLASIHGCSCDDGGGLGRCPAEVCNGVDDDCDGQTDEDDAWVDKGETCFVGQGACQAAGVFICDETNRLGPLVCSGTPGTGDTEICNGVDDDCDGQTDEEPQWSNLNEVCRAVQGGCVGVGIYVCDPLDPNAATICDAVAGPPVPDVCDGTDNDCDGDTDEDAAWTDKGTVCVNGEGSCRQPGLMVCDPADATGPTICNATPLAAVPEVCNGVDDDCDGQTDEDALWADKGEVCTSGLGICESAGIRLCDPANPAGPTICSAALRNVGRPEECNGLDDDCDGQTDEGATWADKGSLCSRGMGACQRTGVLLCDPTDPAGPTVCNAVAGTPTAEVCDRVDNDCDGSTDEDATWATLGDLCQAGSGVCENVGLMVCDTANPAGPPVCSVGAGTGNIEVCNRLDDDCDGQTDEGPDWTDLGQGCLSGQGVCAQPGVRICDTGNPTGPTVCSATPGGVSAEVCNGLDDDCDGSTDEEAIWADKGQSCTSGTGACFAAGVSICDAADPAGPTVCSAPPGTPLTEVCNHLDDDCDGTTDNGFVNASSGVYDVATACGNCFTDCTVIFDYANAYGTCDPTGLAGSPGCEMTCCTIGDTHPSCDGTFDYYDMNGVPDDGCEFQSDPSALHVSTPGNGGADSPSCGGAGAPCATITYGISQAVSGGQLRVRVSGGAYYENFTLAPGIDVLGGWNPTTWARNVAANTTVVYGVGGPVATPDDRSVVKAVGITVPTEFSGFVIFGEISTGVAGNSYGIYVQDCNGNLTIRDNLIYAGDGGPGADGLDGATGLNGVDGSAGVNAHDDRTCPNNAGATVVVDAGGSGGALVCGSTDVSGGVGGASYCPDYDESGAQPLSNPFTQSPAAAMDGSPGLGLSPGTGGITGWDKLQYNDGTGCACYEPPSSEEATGSPATNGGNGGGGNGGSGCTNTDGTVSGTRWHGIIGGPGFTGRPGSGGGGGGAGGGVELINCTGEGDHDVGASGGGGGSGGCGGGGGGGGDTGGGSFGIYLAFTSAPTSVPVITGNTINTGLGGTGGSGGNGGFGGIGGTGGAGGIEGQAGTREWCASGAGRGGEGGNGGSGGGGGGGCGGVAYGIFAAGQGGVSLNAIRTGNTYTLSGGGGAGGGGAGGGGGLSLSVDGSDGLTGTEAGTNF; translated from the coding sequence ATGAAGCGCATCACCCTCGCCGGCTGGTTGCTGGCGTGTGCCCTCCCCCTTGCCTCCATCCACGGCTGCTCCTGCGACGACGGCGGCGGCCTCGGCCGCTGTCCGGCGGAGGTCTGCAACGGCGTCGACGACGACTGCGACGGGCAGACCGACGAGGACGACGCCTGGGTCGACAAGGGAGAGACCTGCTTCGTCGGCCAGGGCGCCTGCCAGGCCGCGGGCGTCTTCATCTGCGACGAGACCAACCGCCTCGGGCCGCTGGTCTGCTCCGGCACCCCGGGCACCGGGGACACCGAGATCTGCAACGGCGTCGACGACGACTGCGACGGCCAGACCGACGAGGAACCCCAGTGGTCGAACCTCAACGAGGTCTGCCGGGCCGTGCAGGGCGGCTGCGTCGGGGTGGGGATCTACGTCTGCGATCCCCTCGACCCGAACGCCGCCACCATCTGCGACGCGGTCGCTGGCCCGCCGGTCCCCGATGTCTGTGACGGGACGGACAACGACTGCGACGGCGACACCGACGAGGACGCCGCCTGGACCGACAAGGGCACGGTCTGCGTCAACGGCGAGGGCTCCTGCCGGCAGCCGGGCCTGATGGTCTGCGATCCGGCCGACGCCACCGGCCCCACGATCTGCAACGCCACCCCCCTCGCCGCGGTGCCCGAGGTCTGCAACGGCGTCGACGACGACTGCGACGGCCAGACCGACGAGGACGCCCTCTGGGCCGACAAGGGCGAGGTCTGCACCTCGGGCCTGGGCATCTGCGAGTCGGCGGGCATCCGCCTCTGCGATCCCGCCAACCCCGCCGGGCCCACCATCTGCTCGGCGGCGCTGCGCAACGTCGGCCGGCCCGAGGAGTGCAACGGCCTCGACGACGACTGCGACGGGCAGACCGACGAGGGCGCCACCTGGGCCGACAAGGGCAGCCTCTGCTCGCGCGGCATGGGCGCCTGCCAGCGCACTGGCGTGCTGCTCTGCGACCCCACCGACCCGGCCGGCCCCACGGTCTGCAACGCCGTGGCCGGCACCCCGACCGCCGAGGTCTGCGACCGGGTGGACAACGACTGCGACGGCTCCACCGACGAGGACGCCACCTGGGCGACCCTCGGCGACCTCTGCCAGGCGGGCAGCGGCGTCTGCGAGAACGTGGGCCTGATGGTCTGCGACACGGCGAACCCCGCCGGGCCCCCGGTCTGCTCGGTCGGCGCGGGCACCGGGAACATCGAGGTCTGCAACCGCCTCGACGACGACTGCGACGGGCAGACCGACGAGGGCCCGGACTGGACCGACCTGGGCCAGGGCTGCCTCTCGGGTCAGGGCGTCTGCGCGCAGCCCGGCGTGCGGATCTGCGACACCGGGAACCCGACTGGCCCCACCGTCTGCTCGGCGACGCCGGGCGGCGTGAGCGCCGAGGTCTGCAACGGCCTCGACGACGACTGCGACGGCTCCACCGACGAGGAGGCGATCTGGGCGGACAAGGGCCAGAGCTGCACGAGCGGCACCGGCGCCTGCTTCGCCGCAGGGGTCTCGATCTGCGACGCCGCCGATCCGGCCGGCCCGACGGTCTGCTCCGCCCCGCCCGGGACGCCCCTCACCGAGGTCTGCAACCACCTCGACGACGACTGTGACGGCACCACCGACAACGGCTTCGTCAACGCCTCGAGCGGCGTCTACGACGTGGCGACCGCCTGCGGGAACTGTTTCACCGACTGCACGGTGATCTTCGACTACGCGAACGCCTACGGCACCTGCGACCCCACGGGCCTGGCCGGGTCACCGGGCTGCGAGATGACCTGCTGCACCATCGGGGACACCCACCCCTCCTGCGACGGCACCTTCGACTACTACGACATGAACGGCGTGCCGGACGACGGCTGCGAGTTCCAGAGCGACCCCTCGGCCCTCCACGTCTCGACCCCCGGCAACGGCGGCGCGGACAGCCCCTCCTGCGGCGGGGCCGGCGCCCCCTGCGCCACCATCACCTACGGCATCAGCCAGGCCGTCAGCGGCGGCCAGCTCCGGGTGCGGGTCAGCGGCGGCGCCTACTACGAGAACTTCACCCTCGCCCCGGGCATCGACGTCCTGGGCGGCTGGAACCCCACCACCTGGGCCCGGAACGTCGCGGCCAACACCACCGTCGTCTACGGCGTGGGCGGGCCGGTGGCCACGCCCGACGACCGGTCGGTGGTGAAGGCCGTCGGCATCACGGTCCCCACCGAGTTCTCGGGCTTCGTGATCTTCGGTGAGATCTCCACCGGCGTCGCCGGGAACAGCTACGGCATCTACGTCCAGGACTGCAACGGCAACCTCACCATCCGCGACAACCTGATCTACGCCGGCGACGGCGGCCCGGGCGCCGACGGCCTCGACGGTGCGACCGGGCTGAACGGTGTCGATGGCAGCGCCGGAGTCAACGCCCATGACGACCGGACCTGTCCGAACAATGCCGGAGCGACGGTGGTGGTCGACGCGGGCGGAAGCGGCGGCGCGCTGGTCTGTGGGAGCACCGACGTCTCGGGTGGCGTGGGCGGCGCCAGCTACTGCCCCGACTACGACGAGTCTGGTGCCCAGCCGCTCTCGAACCCCTTCACCCAGAGCCCGGCGGCCGCCATGGACGGTTCGCCGGGGCTTGGCCTCTCCCCGGGGACGGGCGGGATCACCGGCTGGGACAAGCTCCAGTACAACGACGGCACAGGCTGCGCCTGCTACGAGCCGCCCAGCAGCGAGGAGGCAACGGGTAGCCCCGCCACCAATGGCGGAAATGGAGGCGGCGGCAACGGTGGCTCGGGCTGCACCAACACCGACGGCACGGTCTCCGGCACTCGCTGGCACGGCATCATCGGCGGTCCCGGCTTCACCGGCCGACCCGGCTCGGGGGGCGGTGGTGGCGGCGCTGGCGGCGGTGTCGAGCTCATCAACTGCACCGGCGAAGGAGACCACGATGTCGGCGCCTCGGGCGGCGGCGGCGGCTCGGGCGGCTGCGGCGGCGGCGGCGGCGGCGGTGGGGACACGGGCGGCGGCTCCTTCGGCATCTACCTGGCCTTCACCTCGGCCCCGACCTCCGTGCCGGTGATCACCGGCAACACCATCAACACCGGCCTCGGTGGAACCGGCGGCAGCGGCGGCAACGGCGGCTTCGGCGGCATCGGCGGCACCGGCGGGGCCGGCGGCATCGAGGGTCAGGCTGGTACCAGGGAGTGGTGCGCGAGCGGCGCCGGCCGCGGCGGCGAGGGCGGCAACGGTGGCTCCGGCGGCGGCGGCGGCGGTGGCTGCGGCGGCGTCGCCTACGGCATCTTCGCGGCCGGCCAGGGCGGCGTGAGCCTGAACGCCATCCGCACCGGCAACACCTACACCCTCTCCGGCGGCGGCGGCGCCGGCGGCGGCGGCGCCGGCGGCGGCGGCGGCCTCTCCCTCTCGGTAGACGGCTCGGACGGCCTCACCGGCACCGAGGCCGGGACCAACTTCTAG